The following proteins are co-located in the Myxococcus fulvus genome:
- a CDS encoding DUF2058 family protein codes for MQNLRDKLLKAGLVTEEQSKKADTAASQAEARRPSSQDGGRPGGNRPPPRRDDNRTSGGPPARSEERPPREGGGRPGGGGGRPGGGRPGGGGSFRPSGGGGGGAFRPSGGGAPQHGRPASSAPPERPIPKLPPMPGSKAYQRAESKRQVELDKALRELVMGSQVAQEPGETAFYFMTRKGKLRRMELTPEQAKRLEDGELGVVERPDPAQIEHALVPAAAAEQMFALSKKAVRFLNRKDSPIGFMNDEELKAQQAAEAAGTAPEVSDESETEGGSEAEASTEVAPAEASAETPKPEGGENQG; via the coding sequence ATGCAGAACCTGCGCGACAAGTTGTTGAAGGCGGGCCTCGTCACCGAGGAACAGTCCAAGAAGGCTGATACGGCGGCCAGCCAGGCGGAAGCCCGGAGGCCCTCGTCCCAGGACGGCGGACGTCCAGGCGGAAACCGTCCCCCACCCCGACGTGATGACAACCGGACATCCGGTGGTCCTCCGGCGCGGAGTGAGGAGCGGCCTCCCCGCGAGGGTGGCGGTCGTCCCGGTGGCGGCGGTGGCAGGCCGGGTGGCGGTCGTCCCGGTGGCGGCGGCTCGTTCCGTCCCAGCGGCGGTGGCGGCGGTGGCGCGTTCCGTCCGAGCGGCGGCGGCGCGCCCCAGCACGGCCGTCCGGCCTCCTCCGCTCCGCCCGAGCGGCCCATCCCGAAGCTGCCCCCCATGCCGGGCTCCAAGGCCTACCAGCGCGCGGAGTCCAAGCGCCAGGTGGAGCTGGACAAGGCGCTGCGCGAGCTGGTGATGGGCTCGCAGGTGGCGCAGGAGCCGGGCGAGACGGCGTTCTACTTCATGACCCGCAAGGGCAAGCTGCGCCGGATGGAGCTGACGCCGGAGCAGGCCAAGCGGCTGGAGGACGGCGAGCTCGGCGTGGTGGAGCGTCCGGACCCCGCTCAAATCGAGCACGCGCTGGTGCCGGCCGCGGCGGCCGAGCAGATGTTCGCGCTCTCGAAGAAGGCGGTGCGCTTCCTCAACCGGAAGGACAGCCCCATCGGCTTCATGAACGACGAGGAGCTCAAGGCGCAGCAGGCGGCGGAGGCCGCTGGCACCGCGCCCGAGGTCTCCGACGAGTCCGAGACCGAGGGCGGCTCCGAGGCCGAGGCTTCCACCGAGGTTGCCCCCGCCGAGGCGTCCGCCGAGACGCCCAAGCCCGAGGGCGGCGAGAACCAGGGCTGA